ATCGGCGGGGGTCCCAGCACGCCCGGGAGCGACGCCCGGTCGACGCGGGGAGCGCCCACGGCGAAGACCTGTCCGTTGGCGCCCACGGCCAGCAAGAGGTCGGGAAGGAGCGCCGGCGCGCCTGCCAGGCGGCTTGCGGAGATCTCCCACAGGAGCGTGCCGTTGAGAGCGCTGATGGCAAGGAGGCGCCCGTCGCGGACTCCGGCGTAGACGACGCCGTCGCCCAGCGAAACCGGCGCCGGGTACCGCCCAAAACCGGGATCGGCCACCTTCCACAGCAAGCGCCCGTTCCGGACGTCGTAGGTGGCAAGCCCTCCCACGGCCATGGACGGCGCCACGACACGCCCGTCCCCCACGGCCGGCGTCGCCAGGTCGGCCGGCCCCTGCGTCGCGAGCCACCGCCGCTTGAGCGTGGAGGCGTCAAGCCCGACGACAAAGCCCAGCCCGTCGGCCACGACGACCGTCTCGTCCCAAACGACGGGCGCTCCCACGAGACCACCGTGCACGCGGTTCTCGGCAAGCGGCGCGCCGTCGTGCGCGGCCAGGCTCACCACGCGCCCCTCGGCCGTCGCCGCGTACACGCGCGAGCCGGAAGCGGAAGGCGAGGCCACGATCGGCGCTCCAAGGTCGCGCGTCCACGCCGTCTGGCCGTCGCCGATCGAGAGGCTGTGGATGCGGCCCTCGGCATCGGCCACGAACACGCGGCCGTTTGCCACGGCGGGCGAGGCGTGGACCAAGGCGCCCACGGCGCGGGCCCAGCGCGTCTCGCCCGTTCGCGCCTCCACCGCGTGCACGTTGCCGTCCCAATCGGCCAGCACGAGCGTGGGCCCGTCGAGCGCCGGCGTGGCGCTTGCGTTGGCCCCAAGCTCGCGGCGCCAAAGCACCTCGCCGGTGAGCACGTCGCGCGCGGCGAGGCTTCCGGCCAGGGTGAGCGTAAAGAGCCGCCCGCCGCCGGCCACGGGAGAGGCCGCGATTTCCGCCTGCTCGTGGCCGTCCCAGAGCACGCGGGGCGGAAGAAGGCGCGTGCCGGACGCGTAGCCGGTGCGCGCGGACGTACGCTGGAACGTGGGCCAGTCGGATGCCGTAAGGTGCGGCTCGACGTAGTCGCCTCCGATGGGTCTTCGCGGCGTGGGCGGCGCTTGCGCGGCGCGATCGGCGGCCGTCTCGCGCGGGGGCGGGTCGGCTGCGGCCGGAGGCTCGGGGCCGTGATCGTGGCCCTCGTGCGCGAGCACGAGGCTTGCCGCTGTCACCGCAAGGGGCAACAACGCGCAGACGAAGGCGTAGATCCGGCGCACGGCCGTCGTTTTTCCCTGGCCGCTCTTGGATTTGTTCGAAGGATCGTATGCGCCCGGCGCGCTAGCGCTCCTTCTTGTACATCCAAAGGGACAGCGGCGCGAACACGGCCGTCGTGGCAAGCGACGCCACGAGCACGGCCGCGACGCTTGCCGCGACCTCCTGCCCGTGCATGAGGCCGCGCGTTGCCGTCACGAGGTGCGTGACCGGATTCGCGTTCACGACCGATTGCAGCCAGCCGGGCATCGTCGAGGGGTCGACGAAGATGTTGCTCACAAACGTGATCGGAAACAGCAGGAGGAAGCTTGTCGTCATGACCGATTCGGGCGACTGCACCTTCATGCTGATGACGATCCAGATCCACGACACGCTCACCGCAAGCACAAGCGAAAGGGCCACAGCCGCAAGGACGCCCAACGGGCCCGCCTCCGGGCGGAATCCGAGCCCAAGGCCCACGCCGAGAACGACGCCGGCCGACACGAGGTATCGCAGGACGTCCCCCAAAAGCGCGCCGAAGACCGGCGAGGACTGCCAGATGGGAAGGGACCGGAAGCGGTCGTACACGCCCTTGCCGATGTCCGTGTTGAGCCCCACGCCCGTGTAGACCGTGATGAAGAGCATGGCCTGCACGAGAATGCCCGGGAGCAGGAACTGGATGTACGTCGACGGCGAGCCCGCAAGCGCGCCTCCGAAGAGGAACGTGAACATGACGGTGAGCATGATGGGCATGGCCGTCACGTCGAAGAGCTGGAAGGGCACGTGCTTGATCTTGAGAAGCGCCCGCCAGCCAAGCGTAAGCGACGCCGACAGCGCGCCGGCCGGCGGCGGGCGCGGCCCCTTCGACAGCAGGCGATGAAGGTCGCCCGAGACGACGACCGGCTTCTCGACGGACTCGGCCATCATGGGCTTCCCCCCTGCGCCGTGCGGCCCGTGACCGCAAGGAACACCTCGTCGAGGCTGGGCGCGCCCACCGAGAGCTCGGCCACGGAGATGCCCGCTCGCGACAACGTGGAAAGCGCCTCAGCAAGCGCCGCCTCGTCGGGCGCATGCGCCAGAAGCGACTGCGGATCGCCCCCCGCGCGAACGCCCGGCAGCGACTTTGCAAGCAACGCCTGTGCCTCGGCCCGGCGCGTCGCCGGCTCGACGCGAAGGTGCAAAGCGCGCGCGCCCACGCTTGCCTTGAGGTCGCGGCTTGTCCCCTCCGCGATGAGCCGGCCGTGGTCGATCACCGCAAGACGGTCGGCCAGACGGTCGGCCTCTTCGAGATACTGCGTCGTGAGAAGCACCGTCGTGCCCTCGGCCGCGATCGCCCGCACGATGTCCCACACCTGGTTTCGCGACCGGACGTCGAGACCCGACGTGGGCTCGTCGAGGAACAGCACCTCGGGCGTCACGACGAGGCTTGCCGCGATGTCCAGACGCCTGCGCATGCCGCCCGAGAACGTCTTCGCCTGCCGCCCCGCGGCCTCCGCGAGACCAAAGGCGTCGAGAAGCTCGTCGGCGCGATCCTTGGCGCCGCCCCAGGAGAGCCCGAGCAGCCGGCCCACGAGGACGAGATTCTCGCGGCCCGTGAGATCCTCGTCGACGGAAGCGAACTGGCCCGTGAGGCTCACCTTGGCGCGCACGGCGGCCGAGTCGGCGACCACGTCGTGGCCCAGCACGCGCGCCGTGCCCGCGTCGGGGGCAAGCAGCGTGGCGAGGACGCGGATCGTGGTGGTCTTGCCCGCGCCGTTTGGCCCCAGAAGGCCGTAGACGGACCCCTTGCGGATGGAAAGGTCGAGGCCGTCCACGGCGCGCGTCTTGCCGAAGCTCTTCACGAGGCCGGAGGTTTCGATGGCAACGGACATGGGCAAGGGCGGCAGCCGCTGCGGATGGAAAAAGGTTCGGACGGGCGGACGCCGGTCACAAGTTTACTGCGCAAGTGCGCAGTAATCTTGGGGAGGCGCGCCCATCAATCCGGGGCGCCGAGGGCCGCGGCACGCCGGTCCTTGCGGGGATCGTTCTTGGCCTACTCCAATGGACCCGCCGCGCCGCAGGCGCGGTCCCGCGCCGCAGCGACAGCGGAGGCGCGGGCCGGCAGCCAAGAGCCGATGCGCGGCGGAGCCGCGCAAGGCGACTTGGCTGCTTTTCCGCGGTCCGCTTTTGCCGAAGCGCCCGAGCGAGCGCCGCAGGCGCGAGCGAGTGCGCTGAGGGAAAAGGGGACGCGCCCGCCCAGATTCGAACTCTCCGAGTTCTCATCTCGGATCCCGATGCGGCCACCGCTGCGCGGTGGCCGATACGCGCCCGCCGAGACTCGACCGATTCGCCCAGCGGAACGAGGGGGGTAAGCACCCTAGAAACCCCCTTACCTCGCCGGACTGACGACCGCTTCCTCAAGGCCCACGGAAAGCCCGTGGGCCACCCGACTTTTTTCATTTTTTCAGTCCCCCAGCGCAAGCCGTGGCCAGGGGTGGTTCGTTGAGGTCCCCCATCAAGTGGTTTGGGGGCAAGAGCCTCCTTGCCAAGCGGATCATCGACCGCATCCCGCCTCACGTTTGCTACGTGGAGGTCTTTGGAGGCGCGGCTTGGGTCCTGTTTCGCAAGGAGAGGTCGAAATCGGAGGTCTACAACGACCTCAACGGCGATCTCGTGAACCTCTTTGAGGTCCTGCGGGACCGGCAGGAGGAGTTTGCCAGAAAAGCGGAGTTTTTGCTGCCGAACCGGCCGGAGTTCTACCGCGCCCGCAACGAGCCGCGAGAGAACTTGGACCCGGTGGACCGCGCGCTGCGGTTCTTCACGTTGATCCACCACTCGTTCAACTGCAACCTGCGGCAGTACAAGCCCGTCCGAACGCGCGCCCCCGCCTCGGTAAACCTCGACCTCCTGCGGGATGCAAGCAAGCGGTTGCAGAAAGTGTGGATCGAGCGGCTCGACTTCGAGGAGTTGATCCGGAAATACGACGGGCCGGACACGTTCTTCTACCTCGACCCGCCGTACGCCGAGCTTTCGTTTGCAAGCGGCGTGTACGGGTGGAAAGACTCGGAGCACGACCGCCTGAAACGCGCCCTCGCCGGCGTGCAAGGCCGCTTTCTCGTCAGTTACCCCGACTGGCCCCGCTTCCGCAACCTCTGGAACGACCACCATATCGAGGCCATTCCGACCCGTTACAGGAGTTTCCGACGCGACGGGCAACACCGGTACGTCGACGAGCTCCTCATTTCAAACTACGAACCCTCCGCGAGTCCGCTTTTGAGGCCCGCATTTCAAGAAACCGTGGTGACCGCCGATGATGTACTCCTTGAACCTTAGCACGCCGCTCGTATTGCGACTGATCCACCTTGGAGAAAACGCCGAGGAAATCGACTTCCTCACGGAGTCGCAGAGAGATTCCTTGCGGCGCTTGGCGGCCGAGCTTCGCCGCAGGCTGGAGGATCTGCGTTGAACGAGTATGTAGAACGCGCTGAAATCCTTGCAGTCATCACGGCCAAAGTCGACCGCAACGGCCGCCTCTACCTTCGGAAGTACCGTGGGAAAACCGCTCGCATCCTCGTCCTTCGAGACGATCCTCAATCACCGCGGGCAGTCTTTGAGGCACGAAGGAAACTCTAGTCACAGAAACCAAAGTACCAACCCTTTCTCAAAATGAGACGATTTGACGAGCAAGAGGTTTTATCTCAGGCCATCGATGCGCCCTTAATGGTCGCCCCCCGCCTCTTCCAGCACACCTTCGGCCGCTCCGCCCAAACCAAAGTCCTTGACACCGTGTGGAATCGCCGCAAGACGGGCATCAACATTCGCGAGCTCTCCAAGACCACCGGCCAGAGTTATTTCTACACGGTGGCCGTCCTCGACAAGCTGGAGGAACGTGATCTCGTCACGCGCGAGGCCCGCGGCAACCAGTCGATCATCCGACCAAACCTCAAGAGCCTCGTAATTCGAGGCGTGACGAACGGGAAGAGATAGGCAGCTTAGCGCAACTCAAGGGGGGCGGCGGCGCAATCCAGGCACACGTGGTACACGATACCGGGCGGACCCGTGACGTGCCGTGCATGGAATTGCCAGGCCTCTCCGGTCACAAAGCGATCGCAAAATGCACACTTGGCGTGACCTTCCAGCGTGATCTTGCGGTAGTCTGCGAGGCGTACGTTCGTCGAGCTTTCCGCGAGCACGCGTTCCAGCCGTCGCACGACCCACTCGCGTGGTTCTGTCCCGCCCTCCATCCCGCCGTACCCCGACCTTTATTTCATGCACGAAAGTTCCCGGCATGAAAATGTGTCTGTTCGGTAGAACGAACACGTCCACCGGGGGAGCCTATCGCTGTCGTCCCTGCTTGGCCGAGGCAACGGCGATCGTCACGTCGAGATCGTGCCAGATGCCGCCTTCGCGCATCGCTTCGCACACGCGTTCGTAGTCGGCCTCGTTCTTGAAACAGACG
The window above is part of the Candidatus Thermoplasmatota archaeon genome. Proteins encoded here:
- a CDS encoding PQQ-binding-like beta-propeller repeat protein — protein: MRRIYAFVCALLPLAVTAASLVLAHEGHDHGPEPPAAADPPPRETAADRAAQAPPTPRRPIGGDYVEPHLTASDWPTFQRTSARTGYASGTRLLPPRVLWDGHEQAEIAASPVAGGGRLFTLTLAGSLAARDVLTGEVLWRRELGANASATPALDGPTLVLADWDGNVHAVEARTGETRWARAVGALVHASPAVANGRVFVADAEGRIHSLSIGDGQTAWTRDLGAPIVASPSASGSRVYAATAEGRVVSLAAHDGAPLAENRVHGGLVGAPVVWDETVVVADGLGFVVGLDASTLKRRWLATQGPADLATPAVGDGRVVAPSMAVGGLATYDVRNGRLLWKVADPGFGRYPAPVSLGDGVVYAGVRDGRLLAISALNGTLLWEISASRLAGAPALLPDLLLAVGANGQVFAVGAPRVDRASLPGVLGPPPIAEIPLWPLLVGLGLVAMALWRRGYAKARRPMRIPPALHSWTPPPLLARRVVCPWCSCRHGLPPQAREGARLRCAACGKTSIFRTSATRHLPLPVARRGFRQA
- a CDS encoding DNA adenine methylase; protein product: MRSPIKWFGGKSLLAKRIIDRIPPHVCYVEVFGGAAWVLFRKERSKSEVYNDLNGDLVNLFEVLRDRQEEFARKAEFLLPNRPEFYRARNEPRENLDPVDRALRFFTLIHHSFNCNLRQYKPVRTRAPASVNLDLLRDASKRLQKVWIERLDFEELIRKYDGPDTFFYLDPPYAELSFASGVYGWKDSEHDRLKRALAGVQGRFLVSYPDWPRFRNLWNDHHIEAIPTRYRSFRRDGQHRYVDELLISNYEPSASPLLRPAFQETVVTADDVLLEP
- a CDS encoding ABC transporter permease, with amino-acid sequence MMAESVEKPVVVSGDLHRLLSKGPRPPPAGALSASLTLGWRALLKIKHVPFQLFDVTAMPIMLTVMFTFLFGGALAGSPSTYIQFLLPGILVQAMLFITVYTGVGLNTDIGKGVYDRFRSLPIWQSSPVFGALLGDVLRYLVSAGVVLGVGLGLGFRPEAGPLGVLAAVALSLVLAVSVSWIWIVISMKVQSPESVMTTSFLLLFPITFVSNIFVDPSTMPGWLQSVVNANPVTHLVTATRGLMHGQEVAASVAAVLVASLATTAVFAPLSLWMYKKER
- a CDS encoding ATP-binding cassette domain-containing protein, which translates into the protein MSVAIETSGLVKSFGKTRAVDGLDLSIRKGSVYGLLGPNGAGKTTTIRVLATLLAPDAGTARVLGHDVVADSAAVRAKVSLTGQFASVDEDLTGRENLVLVGRLLGLSWGGAKDRADELLDAFGLAEAAGRQAKTFSGGMRRRLDIAASLVVTPEVLFLDEPTSGLDVRSRNQVWDIVRAIAAEGTTVLLTTQYLEEADRLADRLAVIDHGRLIAEGTSRDLKASVGARALHLRVEPATRRAEAQALLAKSLPGVRAGGDPQSLLAHAPDEAALAEALSTLSRAGISVAELSVGAPSLDEVFLAVTGRTAQGGSP